From a region of the Coprococcus comes ATCC 27758 genome:
- a CDS encoding histidine phosphatase family protein: MEIELIRHFATEGNLEKRYIGVTDEEIKAEFVLEHTLKKEENGREEWKPELVIVSPLRRCRQTAEILFPGAEQVVCEQMRECDFGLFEGKNYQELTGNPKYQSWIDSGGTKAFPGGEDPMEFRKRCVCGFEQMMEKMIKGKRKKIAFVVHGGTIMSVMEAFDPEKKEFYHWQVKNGKGFHFQIEEEKWQQGKRQFEEIEEI; the protein is encoded by the coding sequence ATGGAAATCGAGCTGATTCGGCATTTTGCGACGGAAGGGAATTTGGAGAAGCGGTATATTGGGGTGACAGATGAAGAAATAAAGGCAGAGTTCGTTCTGGAGCATACTCTGAAAAAAGAAGAAAATGGACGTGAGGAGTGGAAGCCGGAGCTTGTGATTGTCAGTCCGCTCAGGAGGTGCAGGCAGACGGCAGAGATTCTTTTTCCGGGAGCAGAGCAGGTTGTCTGTGAGCAGATGCGGGAATGTGATTTTGGCCTTTTTGAGGGGAAGAATTATCAGGAGCTGACTGGGAATCCAAAGTATCAGAGCTGGATTGATTCTGGAGGTACAAAGGCATTTCCGGGAGGAGAAGATCCGATGGAGTTCCGGAAACGGTGTGTCTGCGGATTTGAACAGATGATGGAAAAGATGATAAAGGGAAAAAGAAAGAAGATTGCCTTTGTGGTTCATGGGGGGACGATCATGTCGGTGATGGAAGCATTTGATCCGGAAAAGAAAGAATTTTATCACTGGCAGGTGAAAAACGGAAAAGGTTTTCATTTTCAAATTGAGGAAGAAAAATGGCAGCAGGGAAAGAGACAGTTTGAGGAGATTGAGGAAATATGA
- the cbiB gene encoding adenosylcobinamide-phosphate synthase CbiB: MSSLMACIAGMALDAIFGDPVWLYHPVRIIGNWISILEKWLRGFCKNDEKKERIAGCVLWFGVVIASVGIPWGLLYLVGKVSFWLQFALETFWCYQLLAGKCLKDESRKVYVRLVNHNLEGARHAVSMIVGRDTGNLSEAGVTKAAVETVAENTSDGVIAPLIFMLIGGAPLGFFYKAVNTMDSMVGYKNEKYLHFGRFAAKMDDVWNYIPSRISALLMIASAWIFRMDYKRAWAVWKRDRRKHASPNSAQTEAVCAGALQVQLAGDAYYFGKLYPKETIGDDVRPIEPEDILRAGNLMDGTALLTLLVFGLLKYCMILM, from the coding sequence ATGAGTTCTTTGATGGCATGTATAGCAGGAATGGCGCTGGATGCGATTTTCGGGGATCCGGTATGGCTTTACCACCCGGTACGGATCATTGGAAACTGGATTTCGATACTGGAAAAGTGGCTGCGCGGATTTTGTAAAAATGATGAGAAAAAAGAAAGAATCGCAGGATGTGTTTTATGGTTTGGTGTGGTGATCGCATCGGTCGGAATTCCGTGGGGACTTTTGTATCTTGTCGGAAAGGTCAGCTTCTGGCTTCAATTTGCACTGGAAACTTTCTGGTGTTATCAGCTTCTTGCCGGAAAATGCCTGAAAGATGAAAGCAGGAAGGTTTATGTACGGCTCGTAAACCACAATCTGGAGGGGGCAAGACATGCGGTATCGATGATCGTGGGGAGAGATACCGGAAATCTTTCTGAGGCCGGAGTGACAAAGGCAGCGGTAGAAACGGTAGCCGAAAATACATCGGACGGAGTGATCGCACCGCTCATTTTTATGCTGATCGGTGGGGCACCACTTGGATTTTTTTATAAGGCTGTTAATACAATGGATTCTATGGTAGGATATAAGAATGAAAAGTATTTACATTTTGGTCGGTTTGCGGCTAAAATGGATGATGTATGGAATTATATTCCGTCCAGGATATCAGCACTTCTGATGATCGCAAGTGCATGGATTTTCCGGATGGATTATAAAAGGGCGTGGGCAGTCTGGAAAAGAGACAGGCGAAAGCATGCCAGCCCGAATTCCGCGCAGACAGAAGCGGTATGTGCAGGTGCACTTCAGGTGCAGCTTGCGGGAGATGCCTATTATTTTGGAAAATTATATCCGAAAGAGACAATCGGAGATGATGTGCGTCCTATCGAGCCGGAAGATATTTTAAGAGCCGGTAATCTAATGGACGGAACAGCACTTCTGACACTTCTTGTCTTTGGATTACTGAAATATTGTATGATACTGATGTAA
- a CDS encoding pyridoxal phosphate-dependent aminotransferase yields MEYVHGGDIYTHKGMTDFSVNLNPFGPGRAVVEAARKSIDQIGNYPDASCRKLKSALAKRLEVPAEHIICGNGAADLIFTAVLADCPRKALIPVPAFAEYEQALRATGCEICYYKKREATGFQLEEDFLDLLNEDIDMVFLCSPDNPTGKLIDRSMLWKILARCETYGIRMVLDECFIDFAENAATASILADTKRWRTLFILRSLTKMHAIPGIRIGYAVTSDMEFLEKMEQSRQPWSVSIPAQAAGMASLKERMRVKRTCDFTNRERIWMENELDKLGITHYPSDANFILMRSGINLYEKLKKQKILVRDCSNYKGLGEGYYRVCMRQRGDNQKLIDALGEILYAGQGEF; encoded by the coding sequence ATGGAATATGTACATGGTGGAGATATTTATACACACAAAGGAATGACAGATTTTTCTGTGAATCTGAATCCGTTCGGACCTGGAAGAGCTGTAGTGGAAGCGGCAAGAAAGTCAATAGACCAAATTGGAAATTATCCGGATGCCAGCTGCAGGAAACTGAAAAGTGCTCTGGCGAAAAGACTGGAAGTTCCGGCTGAGCATATTATCTGTGGAAATGGAGCGGCAGATCTGATTTTTACGGCAGTACTTGCGGACTGCCCAAGGAAAGCGCTGATACCGGTTCCTGCATTTGCGGAATATGAACAGGCACTGCGTGCGACCGGGTGCGAGATCTGTTATTATAAGAAAAGAGAAGCGACTGGTTTTCAACTGGAAGAAGATTTTCTGGATCTTCTGAATGAAGATATTGATATGGTATTTTTGTGTTCACCGGATAATCCGACCGGAAAGCTGATCGACCGGAGTATGCTTTGGAAGATTCTTGCAAGATGCGAGACTTACGGAATCCGGATGGTATTGGATGAATGTTTTATTGATTTCGCGGAAAATGCAGCTACGGCATCCATTCTTGCAGATACTAAGAGATGGAGAACGTTATTTATCCTCCGTTCACTGACTAAGATGCACGCGATTCCGGGAATCCGTATCGGGTATGCCGTTACTTCGGATATGGAATTTCTGGAGAAGATGGAACAGTCCAGACAGCCATGGAGCGTATCGATACCGGCACAGGCGGCAGGCATGGCATCTTTAAAAGAGCGGATGCGTGTGAAACGGACCTGTGATTTTACGAACCGTGAAAGAATCTGGATGGAAAATGAATTAGACAAGCTTGGAATTACCCATTATCCGTCAGATGCCAATTTCATTCTGATGCGAAGCGGTATAAATTTATATGAGAAACTGAAAAAACAGAAGATCCTGGTTCGGGATTGCAGCAATTACAAAGGTCTCGGAGAAGGATATTATCGTGTTTGTATGCGGCAGAGAGGAGACAACCAGAAACTGATCGATGCGCTGGGAGAAATTCTCTATGCAGGTCAGGGAGAATTTTAA
- a CDS encoding cobyric acid synthase, with the protein MAKSIMIQGTMSNVGKSLLAGGLCRVLKEDGIKVAPFKSQNMALNSFITADGLEMGRAQVMQAEAAMIRPEVYMNPILLKPTSDVGSQVIVNGEVAGVMPAMEYFRKKKEYIPAILEAYHKLEEKYDVIVIEGAGSPAEINLKQNDIVNMGLAELVDAPVLLAGDIDRGGVFAQIVGTVMLLEEKERARIKGTVINKFRGDVKILEPGIRMLEERTKIPVCGVMPYIYADIDDEDSLSERFERKEKAALLDIAVIRLPRISNFTDFAVLECREEVSLRYVSKAGDFGNPDLVILPGSKNTMEDLLWLRQSGLEGKVLRHASSGKPVFGICGGYQMLGEEILDPEGVERGGTIKAMGLLPAVTVFENTKRRTRVTGRFGEVNGILKAMSGAKLDGYEIHMGETIFSDKDAADHKMMVQICDQVTGESRWDGAQKKNVYGCYVHGIFDDREVADALIGALLEEKGYGEEAMHSMDYHAYKEKQYQILANAVRENMDMKKIYEIIEKGNAAECFI; encoded by the coding sequence ATGGCAAAGTCGATTATGATTCAGGGAACCATGTCAAATGTCGGAAAGAGCCTTCTTGCGGGAGGGCTCTGTCGTGTTTTAAAGGAAGATGGAATCAAGGTTGCACCATTTAAGTCACAGAACATGGCACTCAATTCTTTTATCACGGCAGATGGTCTGGAAATGGGACGCGCACAGGTCATGCAGGCAGAAGCTGCTATGATCCGGCCGGAAGTTTATATGAACCCGATTCTTTTAAAACCGACCTCCGATGTAGGAAGTCAGGTAATTGTAAACGGAGAAGTTGCGGGAGTCATGCCGGCGATGGAATATTTCCGTAAAAAGAAAGAATATATTCCGGCTATTTTAGAAGCTTATCATAAACTGGAAGAAAAGTATGATGTGATCGTCATTGAAGGCGCGGGAAGTCCGGCAGAAATAAACCTTAAGCAGAATGATATTGTCAACATGGGACTTGCTGAGCTGGTGGATGCACCGGTTCTTCTTGCCGGAGACATTGACCGTGGTGGTGTGTTTGCGCAGATCGTCGGGACGGTTATGCTGTTGGAAGAAAAAGAGCGGGCAAGGATCAAAGGTACGGTGATCAATAAGTTCCGCGGGGATGTGAAAATTCTGGAGCCAGGTATCAGGATGCTGGAGGAGCGGACAAAGATACCGGTATGTGGCGTGATGCCATATATTTATGCGGATATTGATGATGAGGATAGTCTGTCAGAAAGGTTTGAGCGGAAAGAAAAGGCGGCACTTCTGGATATTGCAGTGATCCGTCTGCCGCGTATTTCCAATTTCACAGATTTTGCGGTACTGGAATGCAGGGAAGAAGTTTCGCTTCGGTATGTGTCAAAGGCAGGAGATTTCGGGAATCCAGATCTGGTAATTCTGCCGGGAAGTAAAAATACGATGGAAGACCTGTTGTGGCTTCGTCAGAGCGGACTGGAAGGGAAAGTGCTGCGCCATGCCTCATCAGGGAAACCGGTATTTGGTATCTGTGGCGGTTACCAGATGCTTGGAGAAGAGATCCTTGATCCGGAAGGGGTAGAACGTGGTGGAACCATAAAAGCAATGGGACTGCTTCCTGCAGTTACTGTATTTGAAAATACCAAGAGAAGAACCCGTGTTACCGGAAGGTTCGGAGAAGTTAACGGAATCTTAAAAGCAATGTCCGGTGCAAAGCTGGATGGATATGAGATCCATATGGGGGAAACTATTTTTTCTGATAAAGATGCTGCAGATCATAAGATGATGGTACAGATCTGTGATCAGGTGACAGGTGAGAGCCGGTGGGACGGAGCGCAGAAGAAGAATGTGTACGGCTGCTATGTACATGGGATTTTTGATGACCGGGAAGTAGCGGATGCACTGATCGGGGCACTTCTGGAAGAAAAAGGATACGGCGAGGAAGCCATGCACTCCATGGACTACCATGCTTACAAAGAGAAGCAGTATCAGATTCTTGCAAATGCAGTTCGTGAGAATATGGATATGAAGAAAATATATGAGATTATCGAGAAGGGAAATGCAGCAGAATGTTTCATCTGA
- a CDS encoding bifunctional adenosylcobinamide kinase/adenosylcobinamide-phosphate guanylyltransferase, protein MFHLITGGSGSGKSEYAEQKLMEYASHSKRNKKRYYIATMIPFGKETEEKIARHRKLRAGKGFETIECYTDLKKAAEILQTKETGSVLLECMSNLVANEMYDPSGAGENAEESILAGIHKLQKVSDDLVVVTNEVFSDSMTDNPEMEEYLKLLGKLNLRMGERADLVTEVVYGIPVERKDIKK, encoded by the coding sequence ATGTTTCATCTGATCACAGGTGGCAGTGGAAGTGGTAAATCCGAATATGCAGAGCAGAAGCTTATGGAATATGCCAGCCATTCAAAAAGAAACAAAAAACGCTACTATATAGCAACTATGATACCTTTCGGGAAGGAAACGGAAGAGAAAATTGCACGTCACAGAAAACTTCGTGCGGGCAAAGGGTTTGAAACAATCGAATGCTATACGGATCTTAAAAAAGCTGCAGAAATCCTGCAGACAAAAGAGACAGGAAGTGTTCTCCTGGAATGTATGTCCAATCTTGTGGCAAATGAAATGTACGATCCGTCAGGAGCAGGTGAAAATGCAGAAGAGTCCATTCTGGCGGGGATCCATAAGCTGCAGAAGGTCAGTGATGATCTGGTAGTTGTTACAAATGAAGTATTTTCAGACAGCATGACAGATAATCCGGAGATGGAAGAATATCTGAAGCTTCTCGGAAAGCTAAATCTTCGGATGGGAGAGAGGGCAGATCTGGTGACAGAAGTTGTGTACGGAATTCCGGTTGAAAGGAAAGATATAAAAAAATGA
- a CDS encoding bifunctional adenosylcobinamide kinase/adenosylcobinamide-phosphate guanylyltransferase, with protein MKMIIGGAYQGKLAYAKKQNPYIHWTDGELCEGDNIFEAEGVFHFEKYIQSMIKKENWSEKEAIDFASKLTKKCPDIVIVTQEIGYGLVPVDAFDRRYRELTGRICTVLAANSDQVDRVVCGIGVTIKGGNIK; from the coding sequence ATGAAAATGATAATCGGCGGTGCATATCAGGGGAAGCTTGCGTATGCAAAAAAGCAGAACCCATACATTCATTGGACGGATGGGGAACTATGTGAAGGAGATAATATTTTTGAGGCAGAAGGAGTCTTTCATTTTGAAAAATATATCCAGAGCATGATAAAAAAAGAAAACTGGTCGGAAAAAGAAGCAATTGATTTCGCATCGAAACTAACAAAAAAGTGTCCGGATATTGTAATTGTGACACAGGAGATCGGCTATGGTCTGGTTCCGGTAGACGCATTTGATCGCAGATACAGGGAACTGACCGGAAGGATCTGTACCGTACTTGCGGCAAATTCAGATCAGGTAGACCGGGTAGTATGCGGGATCGGTGTGACGATCAAAGGAGGAAATATCAAGTGA
- a CDS encoding precorrin-8X methylmutase → MKIELENVKPAEIEKRSFEIITEELGDTHLIPGTEPIVKRCIHTSADFDYAKNLMFSEGAVEKALDAIRNGAVIVTDTQMGKAGINKRKLAEYGSEVLCFMSDEDVAETAKKNGTTRAVASMEKAATLDKKIIFAIGNAPTALVRLYELIQDGKLTPELIIGVPVGFVNVVQSKELILSLKDTPYIVARGRKGGSNIAACICNALLYML, encoded by the coding sequence GTGAAGATAGAACTGGAAAATGTAAAACCTGCAGAAATAGAAAAACGCAGTTTTGAGATCATAACAGAAGAACTGGGTGATACGCATCTGATCCCCGGAACAGAACCGATCGTCAAACGCTGTATCCATACAAGCGCAGATTTTGATTATGCCAAGAACCTGATGTTTTCAGAAGGTGCAGTAGAAAAAGCGCTGGATGCTATCCGAAATGGTGCAGTCATTGTAACCGATACCCAGATGGGAAAAGCAGGTATCAACAAACGGAAGCTTGCAGAATACGGAAGCGAAGTTCTTTGCTTCATGTCCGATGAAGATGTAGCAGAAACTGCCAAAAAGAACGGAACCACGCGTGCCGTTGCAAGCATGGAAAAAGCAGCCACCCTCGATAAAAAAATCATCTTTGCCATCGGAAATGCCCCGACAGCCCTTGTAAGACTCTATGAACTGATCCAGGATGGCAAATTAACCCCAGAACTCATCATCGGAGTTCCTGTAGGATTTGTAAATGTTGTCCAGTCTAAAGAGTTAATCCTTTCACTGAAAGACACACCATATATCGTGGCAAGAGGCAGAAAAGGTGGCAGCAATATTGCTGCATGTATCTGCAATGCACTATTGTATATGTTGTAG
- a CDS encoding SDR family NAD(P)-dependent oxidoreductase yields MGFLTGKTAIITGGGRAVLSDGSCGSIGYGIATAYAKEGANLVITGRNVKKLEDAKEELERLYGIKVLPVQADVSAGADNEATVQNVVKQAIDTFGRIDVLINNAQASASGVTIADHTTDQFNLAMYSGVYAVFYYMQACYPYLKETKGSVINFASGAGLFGNYGQCAYAAAKEGIRGLSRVAATEWGPDGINVNIVCPLAWTAQLENFQKAYPEAFKANVKMPPAGHYGDVEKEIGRACVQLASPDFKYMNGETITLEGGMGQRP; encoded by the coding sequence ATGGGATTTTTAACAGGAAAGACTGCAATTATCACAGGCGGCGGAAGAGCTGTATTAAGTGATGGAAGCTGCGGATCTATTGGATATGGAATTGCAACAGCTTACGCAAAAGAAGGAGCGAATCTGGTAATTACCGGGCGTAATGTAAAGAAACTCGAAGATGCCAAAGAAGAACTGGAGAGACTCTATGGTATCAAAGTATTACCTGTACAGGCTGATGTCAGCGCGGGGGCTGATAATGAAGCAACAGTACAGAACGTAGTAAAGCAGGCAATTGATACATTCGGAAGAATTGATGTCCTGATCAATAATGCACAGGCATCCGCATCTGGTGTTACGATCGCAGATCATACAACAGACCAGTTCAATCTGGCAATGTATTCCGGCGTATATGCGGTATTCTATTATATGCAGGCATGTTATCCGTATCTGAAAGAGACAAAGGGATCTGTTATCAACTTTGCTTCAGGTGCCGGACTTTTCGGAAATTACGGACAGTGCGCATATGCAGCGGCAAAAGAAGGAATCCGTGGACTTTCCAGAGTAGCTGCAACAGAGTGGGGACCAGATGGAATCAATGTCAATATCGTATGCCCGCTCGCATGGACAGCACAGCTTGAGAATTTCCAGAAAGCTTATCCGGAAGCATTCAAGGCAAATGTAAAGATGCCGCCGGCTGGACATTACGGAGATGTAGAAAAAGAAATCGGACGTGCATGCGTACAGCTTGCATCACCGGATTTCAAATATATGAACGGAGAGACGATCACCTTAGAAGGTGGAATGGGACAGAGACCTTAA
- a CDS encoding HAD family hydrolase, giving the protein MKAVIFDMDGVLINTEPLHYRCWKEILKEKNGIDLDYEVYLPCIGSTRGFFMDLINENYGPVFDDVDKMNALMKEKKAQITEAEGFPEMPGIKEALKQLKDEGYLLAVASSSPAYAIKDALKSLDMEKYFTVVMSGDYVEHPKPAPDTFLVTAEKLGMEPEDCLVVEDSTNGGGAARAAGMKCIWFHNPDSGRQDIPDAVLEFPAWTSENVEKMLKILGKEGE; this is encoded by the coding sequence ATGAAAGCAGTTATTTTTGATATGGACGGTGTTCTGATCAACACAGAACCATTACACTATCGTTGCTGGAAAGAAATTTTAAAAGAGAAGAACGGAATCGATCTTGACTATGAGGTTTACCTTCCGTGTATCGGTTCTACCCGTGGATTCTTCATGGATTTGATCAATGAGAATTATGGGCCGGTTTTTGATGATGTGGATAAGATGAATGCGCTCATGAAAGAGAAAAAAGCGCAGATTACAGAGGCAGAAGGATTTCCGGAGATGCCGGGAATTAAAGAAGCATTGAAGCAGTTAAAAGACGAAGGATATCTGCTTGCAGTAGCGTCTTCCTCTCCGGCTTATGCGATCAAAGATGCATTAAAGTCTCTGGATATGGAGAAATATTTTACAGTGGTCATGAGTGGAGATTATGTAGAGCATCCAAAACCGGCACCGGATACTTTCCTTGTAACGGCAGAGAAACTGGGAATGGAGCCGGAGGACTGTCTGGTAGTAGAGGATTCGACTAACGGTGGAGGAGCTGCCAGAGCAGCCGGTATGAAATGTATCTGGTTCCACAACCCGGATTCCGGAAGGCAGGATATCCCGGATGCGGTACTGGAATTTCCGGCATGGACCAGCGAAAATGTAGAAAAAATGCTGAAAATATTAGGAAAAGAGGGAGAGTAA
- a CDS encoding GNAT family N-acetyltransferase, which translates to MRIRTADLSDLKEIARVEAACFPAAEAATEEEFEKRLTFYKDHFWLMFEEEKLIAFVDGMVTNQEDLTDEMYEKAEMHDEKGDWQMIFGVNTLPSYRKHGYAGELIKRAITDAKEQGRKGLVLTCKDRLISYYARFGFKNEGVSESVHGNVVWNQMRLTFDEGLGE; encoded by the coding sequence ATGAGAATAAGAACAGCAGATCTGAGTGATCTGAAAGAAATTGCCCGTGTGGAGGCAGCGTGTTTCCCGGCAGCAGAAGCGGCAACAGAAGAAGAATTTGAAAAGAGACTTACTTTTTATAAAGATCATTTCTGGCTGATGTTTGAAGAAGAGAAGTTGATCGCCTTCGTGGACGGTATGGTGACGAATCAGGAAGATCTGACAGACGAAATGTATGAAAAAGCGGAAATGCATGATGAAAAAGGTGACTGGCAGATGATTTTTGGTGTAAATACGCTGCCGTCTTACCGGAAACATGGATATGCAGGAGAATTGATCAAAAGAGCGATTACAGATGCAAAAGAGCAGGGAAGAAAGGGACTTGTCCTTACCTGCAAGGACCGGCTGATATCTTATTATGCCAGGTTTGGATTCAAAAATGAAGGTGTCTCAGAATCAGTACATGGAAACGTGGTCTGGAATCAGATGAGACTTACATTTGATGAAGGGCTGGGTGAATAA
- a CDS encoding MATE family efflux transporter, with protein sequence MKGWVNNVKKNKFEIDMCNGSIMDKLISFSLPLMVSGILQLAFNAVDIIVVGRFSGSQALAAVGSTTALINVFTNLFIGISLGANVLAARFYAAGKDREMSETVHTSITLALISGIMMAVIGVLLAKWALEIMGTPDDVIGQSALYMRIYFMGMPFFMLYNYGAAILRAIGDTKRPLIFLIISGIANAALNMILVILFHMGVAGVAIGTIISQLISCVLVLTCLYRSEGSYQLRFSKLKINGAYMEQIFQVGVPAGIQSTVINLSNALLQSSVNSFGSIAMAGYTAANNMLGFLYMSVNSITQACMSFTSQNYGVGKLKRMDKVLRDCAILSISIAVVLGGLAYCFGPQILTIYTSDPKVINCGMEILAYTSITYFLCGIMDLFPGALRGMGYSAVPMVLSVIGTVGTRIVWVFGIFPNHRSLSVLFVSYPVSWILTIVLQVVCFYFVRKRVHQKEKRLL encoded by the coding sequence ATGAAGGGCTGGGTGAATAATGTGAAAAAAAATAAGTTTGAAATTGATATGTGCAACGGCTCCATCATGGACAAGCTGATCTCTTTTTCACTGCCGCTTATGGTTTCCGGAATTCTGCAGCTTGCGTTTAATGCAGTGGATATCATCGTGGTAGGAAGATTCTCCGGGAGTCAGGCACTTGCCGCAGTCGGCTCCACAACAGCACTGATTAATGTGTTTACGAACCTGTTTATCGGAATTTCACTTGGTGCCAATGTTCTTGCAGCCAGATTTTATGCAGCGGGCAAAGACCGGGAGATGTCGGAAACAGTACATACTTCGATCACACTTGCGCTGATCAGTGGAATTATGATGGCAGTTATCGGGGTGCTTCTTGCAAAGTGGGCACTTGAAATTATGGGAACGCCGGATGATGTGATCGGGCAGTCTGCCTTATATATGCGGATCTATTTTATGGGAATGCCATTTTTTATGTTATATAACTATGGGGCGGCCATTTTAAGGGCGATTGGTGATACAAAAAGGCCATTGATCTTCCTGATCATTTCCGGAATTGCAAATGCCGCGCTGAACATGATACTGGTTATTCTTTTTCATATGGGAGTTGCCGGGGTTGCAATTGGAACAATTATTTCACAGCTGATTTCCTGTGTGCTGGTACTGACCTGTCTGTACCGGTCGGAAGGAAGTTATCAGCTTCGTTTCTCCAAACTGAAGATCAATGGTGCCTACATGGAACAGATTTTCCAGGTGGGAGTTCCGGCGGGAATCCAGAGTACGGTCATCAATTTGTCCAATGCACTGTTGCAGTCCTCGGTTAATTCATTTGGATCGATTGCGATGGCAGGCTATACAGCAGCGAACAATATGCTTGGGTTCCTTTATATGTCAGTGAATTCGATAACTCAGGCATGTATGAGTTTTACCAGTCAGAATTATGGTGTCGGTAAGCTGAAACGAATGGATAAGGTGCTGCGTGACTGTGCGATTCTGTCTATATCGATCGCGGTAGTGCTTGGTGGTCTTGCCTATTGCTTCGGACCGCAGATTCTGACAATTTATACTTCAGATCCAAAGGTTATCAACTGCGGAATGGAAATCCTGGCGTATACATCGATCACTTATTTCCTGTGTGGGATCATGGATTTGTTTCCGGGTGCGCTTCGTGGAATGGGATATTCAGCAGTCCCGATGGTGCTTTCAGTGATCGGAACGGTGGGAACAAGAATTGTGTGGGTATTTGGAATTTTTCCGAACCACAGATCTTTATCCGTACTTTTTGTATCCTATCCGGTGTCATGGATCCTTACCATTGTACTTCAGGTCGTGTGCTTCTATTTTGTGAGAAAAAGGGTACATCAGAAAGAAAAAAGATTGTTATAA
- the tdh gene encoding L-threonine 3-dehydrogenase has product MNDNKMWALVKEKPEQGLWLKRVQIPEVGPNDVKIKIHKNAICGTDVHIYQWNEWAQHTIPIGLTAGHEYVGEVVEVGAGVQGFKVGDLVSGEGHITCGKCRNCLEGHKENCKDAKGVGVNRNGAFAEYLVIPASNVWPCNPAIDEELYAIFDPFGNATHTALSYDMLGEDVLITGAGPIGIMAAAIAKFAGARHVVITDMNQYRLDLAAKMGATRCVNLTQEKLTDVMHEIGMTEGFDIGLEMSGSQPGLSDMIHNMKHGGKIALLGLQRQDATVDLETVIFNGLNIRGIYGRKVWDTWYKMSTMIQAGLDISPIITHHFDIRDYEKGFEAMISGQSGKVILDWAHIND; this is encoded by the coding sequence ATGAATGATAATAAAATGTGGGCGTTAGTAAAGGAAAAACCGGAACAGGGACTCTGGCTGAAAAGAGTACAGATTCCGGAAGTAGGACCAAATGACGTAAAGATCAAGATCCATAAAAATGCAATCTGTGGTACCGATGTACATATTTACCAGTGGAATGAATGGGCACAGCATACTATTCCGATCGGACTGACCGCAGGACATGAATATGTCGGGGAAGTTGTAGAAGTCGGTGCAGGTGTACAGGGATTCAAGGTGGGCGATCTGGTATCCGGTGAAGGACATATCACTTGTGGAAAATGCAGAAACTGTCTAGAAGGGCACAAAGAGAACTGCAAAGATGCCAAAGGCGTTGGGGTAAACCGGAACGGTGCGTTTGCAGAATATCTGGTTATTCCCGCTTCAAATGTATGGCCGTGCAATCCGGCAATTGATGAAGAATTATATGCGATCTTTGATCCATTTGGAAATGCAACCCATACTGCATTATCTTACGACATGCTTGGTGAAGATGTGCTGATCACAGGTGCAGGGCCGATTGGGATCATGGCAGCGGCGATTGCAAAATTTGCAGGAGCAAGACATGTGGTAATCACGGATATGAACCAGTACCGTCTGGATCTGGCAGCAAAAATGGGTGCGACCAGATGCGTTAATCTGACACAGGAAAAACTGACGGATGTGATGCATGAGATCGGAATGACAGAAGGCTTTGATATCGGACTTGAAATGTCCGGAAGCCAGCCGGGACTTTCTGATATGATCCATAACATGAAACATGGTGGAAAGATCGCACTTCTCGGATTGCAGAGACAGGATGCAACCGTAGATCTTGAGACAGTGATCTTCAATGGGTTGAATATCCGCGGAATTTATGGAAGAAAAGTATGGGATACCTGGTACAAGATGTCTACGATGATCCAGGCGGGACTTGATATTTCACCGATCATCACACACCATTTTGATATCCGCGATTATGAAAAAGGATTTGAGGCAATGATCTCAGGACAGTCAGGAAAGGTGATCCTTGACTGGGCACATATTAACGATTAG